From a single Athene noctua chromosome 2, bAthNoc1.hap1.1, whole genome shotgun sequence genomic region:
- the FERD3L gene encoding fer3-like protein: MSASLFSAHQFPGLLDELHGRAPQVPCPEGLLGASVLDFVADLSLGAPQGSPHCGPSLGLCEVTSGPPFGDRALSLREGMARGLPLATLGDGDPEEEEEEEEEEEEEEEERMRSASLLDRPRRKRVITYAQRQAANIRERKRMFNLNEAFDQLRKKVPTFAYEKRLSRIETLRLAIVYISFMTELLDGCGRREAS, translated from the coding sequence ATGTCAGCCAGCCTCTTCTCAGCCCACCAGTTCCCGGGGCTGCTGGATGAGCTGCACGGCAGAGCCCCGCAAGTGCCCTGCCCAGAGGGGCTGCTGGGCGCCTCGGTGCTGGATTTCGTGGCCGACCTCTCCCTGGGCgccccccagggctccccccaCTGCGGGCCGAGCCTGGGGCTCTGCGAGGTCACCTCCGGGCCTCCCTTCGGGGACAGAGCCCTGTCGCTGCGGGAAGGGATGGCCCGGGGACTGCCCCTGGCTACCTTGGGAGATGGAGATcccgaggaagaggaggaggaggaggaggaggaggaagaggaggaagaggagaggatgCGCAGCGCTTCTCTCCTGGACAGACCCAGGAGAAAGCGGGTTATCACCTACGCCCAGCGCCAGGCTGCCAACATCCGGGAGAGGAAGAGGATGTTCAACCTCAACGAGGCGTTCGACCAGCTGAGGAAGAAAGTGCCCACCTTCGCCTACGAGAAGAGGCTCTCCCGAATAGAGACGCTGCGCCTGGCCATAGTGTACATCTCCTTCATGACCGAGCTCCTGGACGGCTGCGGCAGGCGGGAGGCGAGCTAG